From a single Streptomyces sp. NBC_00377 genomic region:
- a CDS encoding CGNR zinc finger domain-containing protein yields the protein MLITHDTRCALDAVVELVNTAPEDDLTPDALPDVAALADFVRKHEISDVGVLSEFDLSAVRRVRGRFAGIFAAPEPRTAAAAINELVAAAGTTPRLTDHDGYDWHVHYFAPGASVADHLAADCGMALAFFVVAGEQERLRRCEAPDCRRAFVDLSRNRSRRYCDSRTCGNRLHVAAYRARRKEAAG from the coding sequence GTGCTGATCACCCACGACACCCGGTGCGCGCTCGATGCCGTCGTGGAACTGGTGAACACCGCACCGGAGGACGACCTGACTCCGGACGCGCTACCGGATGTCGCCGCTCTCGCTGATTTCGTACGAAAGCACGAGATCAGCGATGTCGGTGTGCTGTCCGAGTTCGATCTGTCCGCGGTGCGCAGGGTCCGTGGCCGGTTCGCCGGCATCTTCGCCGCCCCGGAGCCGCGGACCGCCGCCGCGGCGATCAACGAGCTCGTCGCAGCCGCGGGCACCACGCCACGCCTCACGGATCACGACGGCTACGACTGGCACGTGCACTATTTCGCGCCCGGCGCCTCGGTCGCCGACCATCTCGCGGCCGACTGCGGCATGGCGCTGGCGTTCTTCGTGGTGGCCGGGGAGCAGGAGCGGCTTCGGCGCTGCGAGGCCCCGGACTGCCGGCGCGCCTTCGTCGACCTCTCCCGCAACCGGTCCCGCCGGTACTGCGACAGCCGCACCTGCGGCAACCGCCTTCATGTGGCCGCCTACCGGGCGCGCCGCAAGGAGGCGGCGGGCTGA
- a CDS encoding SsgA family sporulation/cell division regulator, with protein MNTTVSCELHLRLVVSSESSLPVPAGLRYDTADPYAVHATFHTGAEETVEWVFARDLLAEGLHRPTGTGDVRVWPSRSHGQGVVCIALSSPEGEALLEAPARALESFLKRTDAAVPPGTEHRHFDLDQELSHILAES; from the coding sequence ATGAACACCACGGTCAGCTGCGAGCTGCACCTGCGCCTCGTTGTGTCGAGCGAGTCATCCCTGCCTGTCCCCGCAGGCCTGCGGTACGACACGGCCGACCCCTACGCCGTGCACGCCACCTTCCACACCGGTGCCGAGGAGACCGTCGAGTGGGTGTTCGCCCGCGACCTGCTCGCCGAGGGCCTGCACCGGCCCACGGGCACCGGCGACGTCCGTGTCTGGCCGTCGCGCAGTCACGGTCAGGGCGTCGTCTGCATCGCCCTGAGCTCTCCCGAGGGCGAAGCCCTGCTCGAGGCCCCTGCGCGGGCCCTGGAGTCCTTCCTGAAGCGGACGGACGCGGCCGTGCCCCCGGGCACGGAACACCGGCACTTCGATCTCGATCAGGAGCTCTCGCACATCCTGGCGGAGAGCTAG
- a CDS encoding TIGR02611 family protein: MNTGSDEPGEAVMAADRSETGEDGDGHPGQGLGSRAPEFVKARRMLHLSWQVGVFVIGLAVVVAGIIMLPLPGPGWVVIFGGMAIWATEFVWAQLALRWTKRKVTEAAQRALDPKVRRRNITLTVIGLVIISALVGVYVWKFGFEMPWKIKDQ, from the coding sequence ATGAACACGGGGAGTGACGAGCCGGGCGAGGCGGTCATGGCGGCGGACAGGTCGGAAACGGGCGAGGACGGGGACGGCCATCCCGGGCAGGGACTCGGCTCAAGGGCGCCCGAATTCGTCAAGGCGCGCCGCATGCTGCACCTGAGCTGGCAGGTCGGGGTCTTCGTGATCGGCCTCGCCGTCGTGGTCGCCGGCATCATCATGCTGCCGCTGCCCGGTCCCGGCTGGGTCGTCATCTTCGGCGGCATGGCGATCTGGGCGACCGAGTTCGTCTGGGCGCAGCTGGCGCTCCGCTGGACCAAACGCAAGGTCACCGAGGCGGCCCAGCGGGCGCTGGACCCGAAGGTCCGCCGCCGCAACATCACTCTGACCGTGATCGGCCTCGTGATCATCTCCGCACTCGTGGGTGTCTACGTGTGGAAGTTCGGCTTCGAGATGCCCTGGAAGATCAAGGATCAGTGA
- a CDS encoding ABC transporter substrate-binding protein, with translation MGTSRNVERRTILKAAGATAAALGLAATTGCGGDSGTSADGTVTIRYAWWGSEDRAGRINKTIALFEKKYPKIKVKTDFQPYGDFWKKFNTQASGGNPPDVFQNAIGFLRKYDAKNVLLDLGAQVKAGNLSMDGFRAGLDKFGEVDGKLLGVPVGSNSMALVIDKPVYTKAGVKPVHGWTWDDFDAAMKKIRDKAGRAGDSGMYGVMYLYDLYLRQNGKAFFSQDGLGFTEADLTDWWTKAKKGVEEGLYADPKKVAQIKPKSAVSGELAGSEFTWDNFTVRYTSEGKSEYGLAPIPTTDGKKTGQYLGSLMLSASKRTQHPKEVAQFIDFMVHDPEVAKIMGYDRGVPATQAQFDAFKPTDEVNKAIAAYETSLVSSGVLEPITPHPNGADICESAFLRIAEELALGTRSVSEAVKQFFTESKTALGS, from the coding sequence GTGGGAACCAGCAGGAATGTTGAGAGGCGAACGATCCTGAAGGCCGCGGGGGCGACGGCGGCCGCACTGGGCCTGGCCGCGACCACCGGGTGCGGGGGAGACAGCGGCACCTCGGCGGACGGAACGGTGACGATCCGTTACGCCTGGTGGGGTTCCGAGGACCGTGCGGGGCGTATCAACAAGACCATCGCGCTCTTCGAGAAGAAGTATCCGAAGATCAAGGTGAAAACGGACTTTCAGCCCTATGGCGACTTCTGGAAGAAGTTCAACACTCAGGCCTCCGGCGGGAATCCGCCGGACGTCTTCCAGAACGCGATTGGATTCCTGCGGAAATACGACGCGAAGAACGTGCTGCTCGATCTCGGCGCGCAGGTCAAGGCGGGCAACCTCTCCATGGACGGCTTCCGGGCCGGGCTGGACAAATTCGGCGAGGTCGACGGCAAGCTCCTCGGAGTCCCGGTCGGTTCCAACTCGATGGCCCTGGTGATCGACAAGCCCGTCTACACCAAGGCAGGTGTCAAGCCCGTCCACGGCTGGACCTGGGACGATTTCGACGCGGCGATGAAGAAGATCCGCGACAAGGCGGGGCGTGCCGGCGACAGCGGCATGTACGGCGTGATGTACCTGTACGACCTCTATCTGCGCCAGAACGGCAAGGCGTTCTTCTCCCAGGACGGACTCGGTTTCACCGAGGCGGATCTGACGGACTGGTGGACCAAGGCCAAGAAGGGCGTCGAGGAGGGCCTCTACGCCGATCCCAAGAAGGTCGCCCAGATCAAGCCGAAGTCGGCGGTCTCCGGGGAACTCGCCGGCAGTGAGTTCACCTGGGACAACTTCACCGTCCGCTACACCTCGGAGGGCAAGAGCGAGTACGGTCTCGCGCCCATTCCGACGACGGACGGCAAGAAGACCGGTCAGTACCTCGGATCCCTGATGCTCAGCGCCTCCAAGCGGACACAACACCCCAAGGAGGTCGCCCAGTTCATCGACTTCATGGTGCATGATCCCGAGGTCGCCAAGATCATGGGCTACGACCGCGGTGTGCCCGCGACGCAGGCCCAGTTCGACGCGTTCAAGCCGACCGACGAGGTCAACAAGGCGATCGCCGCCTACGAGACGTCCCTCGTCTCCTCGGGCGTCCTGGAGCCCATCACCCCGCACCCGAACGGTGCCGACATCTGTGAGTCGGCCTTCCTGCGCATCGCCGAGGAGCTCGCCCTGGGCACGCGCTCGGTGAGCGAGGCCGTCAAGCAGTTCTTCACCGAGTCGAAGACGGCTCTCGGCAGCTGA